In the Pseudonocardia cypriaca genome, one interval contains:
- a CDS encoding sensor histidine kinase has protein sequence MKRPAWSQTIRFRLAATYSLVLFALAALVLVAVYAIVSESVDAAPLNPITVQKVKEVGGELVLKDGEQFQAADLASVQQAVNHKALELMRDASAGALGGLLIASFGVGWWLSGRVLRPVQRVTAAAREISATDLSRRIALDGPHDELRDLADTVDDMLARLDGAFAAQRQMIDDASHELRNPLAVIQINLDAVLSRDDVDAAERRRASTVTARATQRMGSLIEDLLAAARRAAPAFTDADVDLGQVADEAADAFALLADSDGLRLERRPTSGLGVIGDAEALRRAVDNLLSNAVRVSPPGEEIVLATGRYGGWAWLAVRDHGPGIAPEHQERVFDRFWRGPDATRGRDRGTGLGLAIVRQVVESHGGAVAVHSAHGAGATFVLWLPMRTAGVTERTPRPPTLDPLAAGSPVHS, from the coding sequence GTGAAGCGCCCCGCGTGGTCGCAGACGATCCGGTTCCGGCTCGCCGCCACGTACTCGCTGGTGCTGTTCGCGCTGGCCGCGCTCGTGCTCGTGGCCGTGTACGCGATCGTGTCCGAGAGCGTCGACGCCGCGCCGCTGAACCCGATCACGGTGCAGAAGGTGAAGGAGGTGGGCGGCGAGCTCGTGCTGAAGGACGGCGAGCAGTTCCAGGCCGCCGACCTCGCGAGCGTGCAGCAGGCGGTCAACCACAAGGCGCTCGAGCTCATGCGCGACGCGTCCGCAGGCGCGCTCGGCGGGCTGCTGATCGCGAGCTTCGGGGTGGGCTGGTGGCTCTCCGGGCGCGTGCTGCGCCCGGTCCAGCGGGTCACGGCGGCGGCGCGGGAGATCAGCGCCACCGACCTGTCGCGCCGCATCGCCCTCGACGGCCCGCACGACGAGCTGCGCGACCTCGCCGACACCGTCGACGACATGCTCGCCCGGCTCGACGGGGCGTTCGCGGCGCAGCGCCAGATGATCGACGACGCCTCCCACGAGCTGCGAAACCCGCTGGCCGTCATCCAGATCAACCTCGATGCCGTGCTGTCGCGCGACGACGTCGACGCGGCCGAGCGGCGGCGGGCGAGCACCGTGACGGCGCGGGCGACCCAGCGGATGGGCAGCCTCATCGAGGACCTCCTCGCCGCGGCCCGCCGAGCGGCTCCCGCGTTCACCGACGCCGACGTCGACCTCGGGCAGGTCGCCGACGAGGCGGCGGACGCGTTCGCGCTGCTCGCCGACAGCGACGGCCTTCGCCTCGAACGCCGCCCCACCTCCGGCCTGGGGGTGATCGGCGACGCCGAGGCGCTGCGCAGGGCCGTGGACAACCTGCTGTCCAACGCCGTGCGCGTGTCGCCGCCGGGGGAGGAGATCGTGCTCGCCACCGGCCGGTACGGCGGCTGGGCCTGGCTGGCCGTGCGCGACCACGGCCCGGGAATCGCCCCGGAGCACCAGGAGCGCGTCTTCGACCGGTTCTGGCGCGGCCCGGACGCCACTCGCGGGCGGGACCGGGGCACCGGCCTCGGCCTCGCGATCGTCCGGCAGGTCGTCGAGAGCCACGGCGGCGCAGTGGCCGTGCACAGTGCGCACGGGGCCGGCGCCACGTTCGTGCTGTGGCTCCCGATGCGCACCGCGGGCGTGACGGAGCGGACGCCCCGCCCGCCGACGCTGGACCCGCTCGCCGCGGGCTCGCCGGTGCATTCCTGA
- a CDS encoding carboxymuconolactone decarboxylase family protein produces MTMRLRIRDLQPAAYQAMMGLEKYLATCPVPKRTLDLIKLRASQMNGCAFCTDMHAFDLKDDGETDERIFAVAVWRDAPWFTPAERAALALTEEATRMAPGGVSDEVWAEAEEHYEPAALAGLVAAIAAINAWNVINVTLRTTPGLLRNAAVPA; encoded by the coding sequence ATGACCATGCGGCTTCGCATCCGCGACCTCCAGCCAGCGGCCTACCAGGCGATGATGGGCCTGGAGAAGTACCTGGCGACCTGCCCGGTGCCGAAGCGGACGCTGGACCTGATCAAGCTGCGGGCGAGCCAGATGAACGGCTGCGCCTTTTGCACCGACATGCACGCCTTCGACCTGAAGGACGACGGCGAGACCGACGAGCGGATCTTCGCGGTGGCCGTGTGGCGGGACGCGCCGTGGTTCACCCCCGCGGAGCGGGCCGCGCTGGCGCTCACCGAGGAGGCCACCCGCATGGCGCCGGGCGGGGTCAGCGACGAGGTGTGGGCCGAGGCCGAGGAGCACTACGAGCCGGCGGCGCTCGCGGGCCTGGTCGCCGCGATCGCGGCGATCAACGCGTGGAACGTCATCAACGTGACGCTGCGGACCACCCCCGGCCTGCTGCGGAACGCCGCGGTCCCGGCCTGA
- a CDS encoding dihydrofolate reductase family protein codes for MARVVMQAVVSVDGYIAYPDDSVGPLFDWYFNGDAELSARASGWTFQVSRTSADHVQPFWDAIKVTVIGRHLFDTTNGWDGKPAAGDELVVVTHRPLPEEWLAQHPDAPFHTADSVESGIALAKELAGDGLVDVTAGDLGGQAFSAGLVDEVAMDVVPVVLGEGVRFFGSHAGTVLLDDPDSVVQGDRVLHLRYTVKR; via the coding sequence ATGGCCAGGGTGGTTATGCAGGCGGTCGTGTCGGTGGACGGCTACATCGCCTATCCCGACGACTCGGTCGGGCCGTTGTTCGACTGGTACTTCAACGGCGACGCGGAGCTGTCCGCCAGGGCGAGCGGCTGGACGTTCCAGGTCTCGCGGACGTCCGCCGACCACGTGCAGCCGTTCTGGGACGCCATCAAGGTCACGGTGATCGGCCGGCACCTGTTCGACACCACCAACGGCTGGGACGGCAAGCCCGCCGCGGGGGACGAGCTCGTCGTCGTCACCCACCGGCCGTTGCCCGAGGAGTGGCTCGCCCAGCACCCGGACGCGCCGTTCCACACCGCCGACTCGGTGGAGTCGGGCATCGCGCTCGCCAAGGAGCTCGCGGGCGACGGCCTGGTCGACGTGACCGCGGGTGACCTCGGCGGGCAGGCGTTCTCGGCGGGGCTGGTCGACGAGGTCGCGATGGACGTCGTCCCGGTGGTGCTGGGCGAAGGGGTGCGTTTCTTCGGCAGCCACGCCGGCACCGTCCTGCTCGACGATCCCGACTCGGTGGTTCAGGGCGACCGCGTGCTGCACCTGCGCTACACGGTCAAACGCTGA
- a CDS encoding class I SAM-dependent methyltransferase, translated as MVIASPACRSCHRTDGDIVLDLGEQPSSELFPKIDEPGPDELFPLRMWLCASCGLAQLADDADVPEEVVGTEPAALTAQRGEAVRELVAAGALPDGGTAAEFPSPHGGTWLDLLAGHGFTAVPREGGADLVIDGCFGVMHERDQDRAVRERTAAVSPGGRLVVQFHSLHAIVAGSQWNALRLGHYAYYSTPAMIGMLGRAGFTVTTARRFPLYGGTVALVAGRTSESPAVDTAAVDAVAAPELAAGMLRPGKVGALQHSVRRTAGSLREMLVAQRAAGRRVYGYAAASRAVSLLRLADLDATLLAGVADASPGKQDRRMPGRDIPIITPEELVAAEPDVVLVFVSELVGEARAALPEIERRGGTWVDAGAGR; from the coding sequence ATGGTGATCGCCAGCCCCGCCTGCCGTTCCTGTCACCGCACCGACGGAGACATCGTCCTCGACCTCGGCGAGCAGCCGTCGTCCGAGCTCTTCCCGAAGATCGACGAGCCCGGCCCGGACGAGCTGTTCCCGCTGCGGATGTGGCTGTGCGCGAGCTGCGGACTGGCGCAGCTGGCCGACGACGCCGACGTGCCGGAGGAGGTCGTGGGCACCGAGCCGGCGGCGCTCACCGCGCAGCGTGGCGAGGCCGTGCGCGAGCTCGTCGCGGCCGGAGCGCTCCCGGACGGCGGCACCGCCGCCGAGTTCCCCAGCCCGCACGGCGGCACGTGGCTGGACCTGCTCGCCGGGCACGGCTTCACCGCGGTGCCCCGCGAGGGCGGCGCCGACCTGGTGATCGACGGTTGCTTCGGGGTGATGCACGAGCGCGACCAGGACAGGGCCGTGCGCGAGCGCACGGCGGCGGTGAGCCCCGGCGGCCGCCTCGTGGTGCAGTTCCACTCGCTGCACGCCATCGTGGCCGGCTCGCAGTGGAACGCGCTGCGGCTGGGCCACTACGCCTACTACTCCACGCCCGCCATGATCGGGATGCTCGGGCGGGCCGGGTTCACGGTCACCACCGCCCGCCGGTTCCCCCTCTACGGGGGCACGGTCGCGCTCGTCGCGGGCCGGACGTCCGAGTCGCCGGCCGTGGACACGGCCGCGGTCGACGCCGTGGCGGCGCCCGAGCTCGCCGCGGGCATGCTGCGGCCGGGCAAGGTCGGCGCCCTGCAGCACTCGGTGCGGCGCACGGCGGGGTCGCTGCGGGAGATGCTCGTCGCGCAGCGGGCCGCGGGGCGCCGCGTGTACGGCTATGCGGCGGCGTCGCGGGCGGTGTCGCTGCTGCGCCTCGCCGACCTGGACGCCACCCTGCTCGCCGGGGTCGCCGACGCCTCGCCGGGCAAGCAGGACCGGCGGATGCCCGGCAGGGACATCCCGATCATCACGCCGGAGGAGCTGGTCGCGGCGGAGCCGGACGTCGTGCTGGTGTTCGTCTCCGAGCTCGTGGGCGAGGCGAGGGCGGCCCTGCCGGAGATCGAGCGACGCGGCGGCACGTGGGTGGACGCGGGCGCCGGTCGCTGA
- a CDS encoding MFS transporter produces MTAPDPVRAGRREWTALAALVLPTLIISMDLVVLILATPALSEALQPTGTQLLWITDVYGFLIAGSLVTMGTLGDRIGRRRLLLAGAAAFGAASLLAAFAPTAELLILARALLGIAGATLMPSTLSLLRSLFVDEAQRRFAIGLWVTTFSVGTVIGPLVAGVLLQHFWWGSVFLLNLPVMAALLVVGPRLLPEVRDPAPGRFDLPGAVLSVLAVLAVIYGVKRIAEDGADATALLAVAAGVAIGAAFVRRQRRIAHPLLDLGLFRSAAFSTSVLVNVLIGVMMAGIFLFVAQYLQLVIGMGPLAAGAWLIPATAGIIAGSLLTPVLVRRIPAPHLVGGGLAVAAVGLAVIAQVGAEPDLALLITGTVILGIGAAPASTLSVDLIIGSAPAERAGAASAVSETGNELGNALGIALLGSVGVAVYRGAMAGNLPAGAAAQLPPEAAEAAADTLAGAYDAAAELPGAAGSELVDAATSAFVTGMQLSAWTAVTLAAAAALATPVLLRRKLR; encoded by the coding sequence ATGACCGCGCCCGACCCCGTCCGCGCCGGCCGCCGCGAGTGGACCGCCCTCGCCGCGCTCGTGCTGCCCACCCTGATCATCTCGATGGACCTCGTGGTCCTCATCCTCGCGACGCCCGCGCTCAGCGAGGCACTGCAACCGACCGGCACGCAGCTGCTGTGGATCACCGACGTGTACGGCTTCCTCATCGCTGGCTCGCTCGTGACGATGGGCACCCTCGGCGACCGGATCGGGCGCAGGCGGCTGCTCCTGGCCGGTGCGGCGGCGTTCGGGGCGGCCAGCCTGCTCGCCGCGTTCGCGCCGACCGCCGAGCTGCTGATTCTCGCCAGGGCACTGCTCGGGATCGCCGGCGCCACCCTCATGCCGTCCACGCTGTCGCTGCTGCGGAGCCTGTTCGTCGACGAGGCGCAGCGCCGGTTCGCGATCGGACTGTGGGTCACCACGTTCTCGGTCGGCACCGTCATCGGCCCGCTCGTGGCCGGCGTGCTGCTGCAGCACTTCTGGTGGGGCTCGGTGTTCCTGCTCAACCTGCCGGTGATGGCGGCGCTCCTGGTGGTGGGGCCGCGGCTGCTGCCCGAGGTGCGCGACCCCGCACCCGGCCGGTTCGACCTCCCGGGCGCGGTCCTGTCCGTGCTCGCCGTGCTGGCCGTGATCTACGGGGTGAAGCGGATCGCCGAGGACGGAGCCGATGCCACGGCGCTGCTCGCCGTGGCCGCGGGCGTCGCGATCGGAGCGGCGTTCGTCCGTCGACAGCGGCGGATCGCCCACCCGCTGCTCGACCTCGGCCTGTTCCGCTCGGCGGCGTTCAGCACATCCGTGCTGGTCAACGTCCTCATCGGCGTGATGATGGCGGGGATCTTCCTGTTCGTCGCCCAGTACCTGCAGCTCGTGATCGGCATGGGCCCGCTGGCGGCAGGCGCGTGGCTGATCCCGGCGACGGCCGGGATCATCGCCGGGTCACTGCTGACGCCCGTGCTGGTGCGCCGCATCCCGGCGCCCCACCTGGTGGGCGGCGGCCTCGCCGTCGCGGCCGTCGGGCTGGCCGTCATCGCCCAGGTCGGTGCGGAGCCCGACCTCGCGCTCCTCATCACCGGCACGGTGATCCTCGGGATCGGGGCCGCACCCGCGTCCACCCTCAGCGTCGACCTGATCATCGGTTCCGCTCCCGCCGAGCGGGCCGGAGCGGCCTCGGCGGTCTCCGAGACCGGCAACGAGCTGGGCAACGCGCTCGGCATCGCGCTGCTGGGCAGCGTCGGCGTCGCGGTCTACCGCGGCGCGATGGCGGGCAACCTGCCCGCCGGCGCGGCGGCCCAGCTGCCCCCCGAGGCCGCGGAGGCGGCCGCCGACACGCTCGCCGGTGCCTACGACGCCGCGGCGGAGCTCCCCGGGGCCGCGGGCTCCGAGCTGGTGGACGCCGCCACGTCGGCGTTCGTCACCGGCATGCAGCTGTCGGCGTGGACGGCTGTCACGCTCGCGGCGGCTGCCGCACTCGCCACACCGGTGCTGCTGCGGCGCAAGCTGCGCTGA
- a CDS encoding MFS transporter, protein MNRDYTSIRVRPGVVLVGLLALALNLRTALAGYPPLIDAVRADLGFSAGAAGFVQTGAVLMMAAGSLVGPAAARRGGPERALVGAVGLVALGSLVRGVPAAVPLVAGSLLAGFGIGVAGVLLTGVVKEHLAAHAGAVTGGYVVAMMIPSTVASAVAVPLATAVGGWSLALAVWAVPAVLAAAAWLPVARRVEPAAPAASTGLPWRDRFARLAAAHQSAASLLVYGWMTWLAPYLATRGWSPRDAGMVLAVWAAAQVPGALVIPALAERSGRWRFWSGVALASTAAGTIGLMLAPLPPAVGPWAWAALVGVGSGAGFPLGLAVVAWRTPDAAASAATSGMALGVGYTVAGIGPFAMGVLIDLTGGYAAAIGLLLAAAAVQATAIARIGDAPR, encoded by the coding sequence ATGAACCGAGACTACACCTCTATACGGGTCCGGCCGGGTGTGGTGCTGGTCGGGCTGCTGGCGCTGGCGCTGAACCTGCGCACCGCGCTCGCCGGGTACCCGCCCCTCATCGACGCCGTCCGCGCCGATCTCGGTTTCTCGGCGGGCGCCGCGGGCTTCGTGCAGACCGGGGCCGTGCTGATGATGGCGGCCGGCTCGCTCGTCGGACCGGCCGCCGCGCGGCGTGGCGGACCGGAACGCGCGCTCGTCGGCGCGGTCGGGCTGGTCGCGCTGGGCAGCCTCGTGCGCGGCGTGCCCGCGGCCGTTCCGCTGGTGGCGGGCAGCCTGCTGGCGGGCTTCGGCATCGGCGTGGCGGGCGTGCTGCTCACCGGCGTGGTCAAGGAGCACCTCGCCGCCCACGCCGGGGCGGTCACCGGCGGCTACGTCGTCGCGATGATGATCCCGTCCACGGTGGCGAGTGCGGTCGCGGTGCCGCTCGCCACGGCCGTGGGCGGGTGGTCGCTCGCGCTGGCCGTCTGGGCGGTGCCCGCGGTGCTCGCCGCCGCGGCGTGGCTGCCGGTGGCCCGCAGGGTCGAGCCCGCCGCCCCGGCCGCGAGCACCGGCCTGCCATGGCGCGACCGCTTCGCCCGGCTCGCGGCGGCCCACCAGTCCGCCGCCTCGCTGCTCGTGTACGGCTGGATGACCTGGCTCGCGCCCTACCTCGCGACCCGCGGGTGGAGCCCGCGCGATGCGGGGATGGTGCTCGCGGTGTGGGCCGCGGCCCAGGTGCCCGGCGCACTCGTCATACCGGCGTTGGCCGAGCGCAGCGGCCGCTGGCGGTTCTGGTCGGGCGTCGCGCTCGCGAGCACGGCGGCAGGCACCATCGGCCTGATGCTCGCGCCGCTGCCCCCGGCCGTGGGGCCGTGGGCCTGGGCGGCGCTCGTCGGCGTCGGGTCGGGGGCCGGGTTCCCGCTGGGCCTCGCCGTGGTCGCCTGGCGCACGCCGGACGCCGCCGCGAGCGCCGCCACGAGCGGGATGGCCCTCGGCGTCGGCTACACCGTGGCCGGCATCGGACCGTTCGCCATGGGCGTGCTGATCGACCTGACCGGCGGTTACGCCGCGGCGATCGGTCTGCTGCTCGCCGCTGCTGCGGTGCAGGCGACCGCGATCGCCCGCATCGGCGACGCGCCCCGCTGA
- a CDS encoding Nramp family divalent metal transporter, with protein sequence MVTSDGPGQVQPTLPSKYLPPVEFRDLPEPVPLRKVVGASVIILATAIGSGEIILWPYITSQIGFIFMWAAVVGFGIQFFLNMEIERYTLATGESAITGFARFWKPWWWLFIVFALCQNFWPGWATGASTALSFALGLGENAPIVPITIAALVAIGITLTLSPVVYQAVEKIQFVLVALIMLFVVVAIPVATTSEAWGALVSEGIGGPGFPLGHENLDIALLLGALAFAGAGGANNLVQSNYIRDKGMGMGQYIPKIVSPITGHEEAKPSLGYMFPTDDENMRRWRGWWKVANLEQFLTFFVIGVVSLIIMSVLAYSTLPLGQVEERNLDFLFLEGQTLQETVAPWFGTAFWLTAVITLFSTNLGILDYTSRLIADQLKINALKDSQVWTESRIYAAVVWLMIIVGSVILLSGVSQPFVLLVISSCIAGVQMFIYSGLLIQLNRKALPKELQVGGVRLAVLAVSFLFFGFLSVLLVLDNIGG encoded by the coding sequence GTGGTCACGAGCGACGGTCCCGGGCAGGTCCAGCCCACACTGCCGAGCAAGTACCTCCCACCGGTCGAGTTCAGGGACCTCCCCGAACCTGTGCCGCTGCGGAAGGTGGTCGGGGCGAGCGTCATCATCCTGGCCACCGCGATCGGGTCCGGGGAGATCATCCTCTGGCCCTACATCACATCCCAGATCGGCTTCATCTTCATGTGGGCCGCCGTCGTGGGGTTCGGCATCCAGTTCTTCCTGAACATGGAGATCGAGCGCTACACGCTGGCCACCGGGGAGTCCGCGATCACCGGATTCGCCCGGTTCTGGAAGCCGTGGTGGTGGCTGTTCATCGTCTTCGCGCTCTGCCAGAACTTCTGGCCCGGCTGGGCGACCGGGGCGTCCACGGCCCTGTCGTTCGCGCTCGGGCTGGGTGAGAACGCACCGATCGTCCCGATCACGATCGCGGCGCTCGTGGCCATCGGCATCACGCTCACCCTCTCCCCCGTCGTCTACCAGGCCGTCGAGAAGATCCAGTTCGTGCTGGTCGCACTGATCATGCTCTTCGTCGTCGTCGCGATCCCGGTGGCGACCACGAGCGAAGCGTGGGGTGCCCTCGTCTCCGAGGGAATCGGCGGGCCCGGCTTCCCGCTCGGACACGAGAACCTGGACATCGCGCTGCTCCTGGGTGCGTTGGCCTTCGCCGGCGCGGGCGGTGCGAACAACCTGGTGCAGAGCAACTACATCCGGGACAAGGGCATGGGGATGGGCCAGTACATCCCCAAGATCGTCTCGCCCATCACCGGGCACGAGGAGGCGAAGCCCTCACTCGGGTACATGTTCCCGACCGACGACGAGAACATGCGGCGGTGGCGCGGCTGGTGGAAGGTCGCGAACCTGGAGCAGTTCCTCACCTTCTTCGTCATCGGCGTCGTGTCGCTCATCATCATGTCGGTGCTGGCCTACTCGACGCTGCCACTCGGCCAGGTGGAGGAGCGGAACCTCGACTTCCTGTTCCTGGAGGGGCAGACCCTGCAGGAGACCGTGGCACCGTGGTTCGGCACCGCCTTCTGGCTCACCGCGGTCATCACGCTGTTCTCGACCAACCTCGGCATCCTGGACTACACGAGCCGCCTGATCGCCGACCAGCTCAAGATCAACGCGCTCAAGGACAGCCAGGTCTGGACCGAGAGCCGGATCTACGCCGCCGTCGTCTGGCTCATGATCATCGTGGGCTCGGTGATCCTGCTGTCGGGTGTCAGCCAGCCCTTCGTGCTGCTCGTGATCTCGTCCTGCATCGCGGGCGTGCAGATGTTCATCTACTCCGGACTGCTGATCCAGCTCAACCGGAAGGCACTTCCGAAGGAACTGCAGGTGGGAGGGGTGCGGCTCGCGGTGCTGGCCGTGTCGTTCCTCTTCTTCGGCTTCCTGTCGGTGTTGCTCGTCCTCGACAACATCGGCGGCTGA
- a CDS encoding TetR/AcrR family transcriptional regulator: MPTGRPRDPQIDATVLEATLAVLDESGYGQLTIEEVARRAGATKPAIYRRWPTRQHLALAALAVRLGDSPVPDTGCTLCDLGEGIGVFLAAFREIRPGVLGALFADCARVPELRDAFLATLFDPPREAVGQMLERAVARGDLRADVDRGLVLDMLSSVVHYRALFGHAPITDVEVERAVEVLLSGIAVDYPRLVAHSRALAEAPHAHA, from the coding sequence ATGCCCACCGGTCGCCCGAGGGACCCGCAGATCGATGCCACCGTGCTGGAGGCCACGCTCGCCGTGCTCGACGAGAGCGGCTACGGACAGCTGACCATCGAGGAGGTGGCGCGCCGGGCCGGGGCGACGAAGCCCGCGATCTACCGGCGCTGGCCCACCCGCCAACACCTCGCCCTCGCGGCACTGGCGGTGCGCCTCGGCGACTCCCCGGTGCCGGACACCGGCTGCACCCTCTGCGATCTCGGCGAGGGGATCGGGGTCTTCCTCGCAGCCTTCCGCGAGATCCGGCCGGGGGTGCTCGGCGCCCTGTTCGCCGACTGCGCCCGCGTTCCCGAGCTGCGCGACGCGTTCCTCGCCACCCTCTTCGACCCGCCGCGCGAGGCCGTCGGGCAGATGCTGGAACGCGCCGTGGCCCGCGGCGACCTGCGCGCGGACGTCGACCGCGGCCTCGTGCTCGACATGCTGTCGTCCGTTGTGCACTACCGCGCGCTGTTCGGGCACGCGCCCATCACGGACGTGGAGGTCGAGCGGGCGGTCGAGGTGCTCCTGTCCGGGATCGCCGTCGACTACCCCCGGCTCGTCGCGCACAGCAGAGCCCTCGCGGAGGCACCTCACGCACACGCGTGA
- a CDS encoding dTDP-4-dehydrorhamnose 3,5-epimerase family protein: MHVRETGIAGLLVFEPSPHRDERGWFSRTFDADVARGAGLDPNAFLQDSQSRTVRAGLRGLHGRVGRGEAKLVRCARGAIFDVVVDARAGSPTFGRSESFRLDDENMRSIYIPRGCLHGFQALTEADTCYRIDAPHDPTEDVTVRYDDPDLAIDWPLPVSIMSEKDAGGRSWADLTQLLAAAAGR; this comes from the coding sequence ATGCACGTCCGTGAGACCGGGATCGCCGGCCTCCTGGTGTTCGAGCCGTCGCCGCACCGCGACGAACGCGGCTGGTTCAGCCGCACCTTCGACGCCGACGTGGCGCGGGGCGCTGGCCTGGACCCGAACGCGTTCCTGCAGGACTCCCAGTCGCGCACGGTACGCGCCGGGCTGCGCGGACTCCACGGCCGGGTCGGGCGCGGCGAGGCCAAGTTGGTGCGCTGCGCGCGCGGCGCGATCTTCGACGTGGTCGTGGACGCCCGGGCCGGCTCGCCGACGTTCGGGCGCTCGGAGTCGTTCCGGCTGGACGACGAGAACATGCGCAGCATCTACATCCCGCGCGGGTGCCTGCACGGCTTCCAGGCGCTCACCGAGGCCGACACCTGCTACCGGATCGACGCCCCCCACGACCCCACCGAGGACGTCACCGTCCGGTACGACGACCCGGACCTCGCGATCGACTGGCCGTTGCCGGTCTCGATCATGAGCGAGAAGGACGCGGGTGGGCGCTCGTGGGCCGACCTGACGCAGCTGCTGGCCGCCGCGGCAGGGCGCTGA
- a CDS encoding CGNR zinc finger domain-containing protein — MQVQLDDYRAGAALATDLVNTAPEVMVSTGDTLPDPDVLARFLADHDLHPGAPTAADLAAVHDLRRTLRTLLEEPDPARAAALTTAAGGLELHPDPDGHWQWQVRARPGASPADELALLTGTALLGVLRALGPERFRHCAAPTCDGMFVDTSRAGRRRYCVPEVCGNRINVAAHRARRRAAG; from the coding sequence ATGCAAGTCCAGCTAGACGATTACAGGGCCGGTGCGGCGCTCGCGACCGACCTCGTCAACACGGCACCCGAGGTGATGGTGAGCACCGGCGACACCCTCCCCGACCCCGACGTGCTCGCCCGCTTCCTCGCCGACCACGACCTGCACCCAGGCGCGCCCACCGCCGCGGACCTCGCCGCCGTGCACGACCTGCGGCGCACCCTGCGCACGCTGCTGGAGGAACCCGACCCCGCCCGCGCCGCCGCGCTCACCACGGCCGCAGGCGGTCTGGAACTGCACCCCGACCCCGACGGCCACTGGCAGTGGCAGGTCCGCGCCCGGCCCGGCGCGTCGCCCGCCGACGAGCTCGCCCTCCTCACCGGCACCGCGCTGCTCGGCGTGCTCCGCGCGCTGGGGCCCGAGCGGTTCCGCCACTGCGCCGCACCGACGTGCGACGGCATGTTCGTCGACACCAGCCGTGCCGGCCGCCGCCGCTACTGCGTACCCGAGGTGTGCGGCAACCGCATCAACGTCGCCGCCCACCGCGCCCGCCGCCGAGCCGCCGGCTGA
- a CDS encoding alpha/beta hydrolase, with protein sequence MAHLRCDFFSDVLGLSTSMTVLLPQRTSTQIGMAGAGGDGPPPVLYLLHGLSDDDTTWLRRTSIERYAASLGLAVVMPQVHRSFYADQAYGGRYWTFLSEELPALVGDFFRISSLREDTFVAGLSMGGYGAFRWALRHPERFAAAASLSGALDIAARRRSRPEDPRLYERVFGDEDVAGGPHDLHALLRGAEPADLPSLYLCCGTEDVLLPENEAFRDTCAAAGVPLRAEFSPGDHDWAYWDARIQDVLAWLPLRGPS encoded by the coding sequence GTGGCGCACCTGCGATGTGACTTCTTCTCCGACGTGCTGGGCCTGTCGACGTCGATGACCGTGCTGCTGCCGCAGCGGACCTCGACCCAGATCGGCATGGCGGGCGCCGGGGGTGACGGGCCGCCCCCGGTGCTCTACCTGCTGCACGGCCTCTCCGACGACGACACGACCTGGCTGCGGCGCACGTCGATCGAGCGCTACGCGGCGTCGCTCGGGCTGGCGGTGGTGATGCCGCAGGTGCACCGCAGCTTCTACGCCGACCAGGCCTACGGCGGCCGCTACTGGACGTTCCTGTCCGAGGAGCTGCCCGCGCTGGTGGGGGACTTCTTCCGGATCTCGTCCCTGCGGGAGGACACGTTCGTCGCCGGCCTGTCGATGGGCGGGTACGGCGCGTTCCGCTGGGCGCTGCGGCACCCGGAGCGGTTCGCGGCGGCCGCCAGCCTGTCTGGCGCCCTGGACATCGCTGCGCGCCGGCGGTCCCGCCCGGAGGACCCGCGCCTGTACGAGCGCGTGTTCGGCGACGAGGACGTCGCAGGGGGCCCGCACGACCTCCACGCGCTGCTGCGCGGCGCCGAGCCGGCGGACCTGCCTTCGCTCTACCTGTGCTGTGGCACCGAGGACGTCCTGCTCCCCGAGAACGAGGCGTTCCGCGACACCTGCGCGGCCGCCGGGGTGCCGCTTCGCGCCGAGTTCTCCCCGGGCGACCACGACTGGGCCTACTGGGACGCCCGGATCCAGGACGTGCTGGCCTGGCTGCCGCTGCGCGGGCCGTCGTGA